CTTCGTCGATGAAGAAGGTCACGTCCGAACGATCCAGAGCGTCGCTGATATATACCGGAAGCAACAAACCCTGGTGTTGCTCGTACCCCTTGAAATCGCCTCTCTCACCCATCCTCGCCATGCTAGCTCGCGAGAGAGTCTTGGGTCAGGCTCCTAGCCGGCGCGCAGGTGCGCCAGGATCGCCCGGCTCACGCGCTCGGCGGCCTCGATCCCGACCGCGTGCCCCGCGCCCGGGACGAGCTCGAGCGCGGCGCCGGGAATCCTCCGCGCGAGGTCCGCGGCGCCCGGCGTGAGCAGATCGTCCGCGCCCGCGATCACCAGCGTGCGCGCGCGGAGACGGCCGAGATCGCCCTCGCGCGTCCCCGACCAGGCGCGCAGGCCCGCGGCCTGGCGCCGGAGCGTGGCGGCCGGAACCCGCGCGGCGGCCTCCGCGAGCGACTTCGCGGCGCGCCGACACGCGGCGGTGTCGGAGAGGAAATCCCCGCCGTACAGCCAGGGCAGGAGCATCGCAGCGAGCGCCTCCGGGCTCGCCTCCGCGGCGACGCGCGCCCAGGCGTCGACGACGGCGAGCAGCCGCGGCGTCGCGGTCGCGAACGGCGTGATCAGGACGAGCGAGCGCACGCGCTCGGGCCGCGACAGCGCGAGCTCCAGCGCGACCGCGGCGCCGAGGCTCGCTCCGATCAGGTGCGCCGGCGCCTCGAGCAGCGCCGCGGCGTCCGCTGCGGCGCTGGCCACGTCGTCGCGCTCCGCCTCGGCCGCGCTGGAGAAGCCGACGCCGCGCGGATTCACGCCGCGCACGCGGTGGGTCTGCGCAAGCCACGGGATCTGCGGGCCGAACGCGGAGACGTCCGAGCCGAAGCCGGGCAGCAGCAGCACCGTCTCGCCCGCGCCCTGGCTCGGAACCTCGAGCCGGATTCCCGGCGCGACGAGGACGCGCTCGCCGATCTGAGCCGCGAACGCCTCGACGTCCTCGACCGTGACGCGACCGTTCGGCCCGCTGCCGGACACGCGGTCGAGATCGATGCAGAGATCGCGCGCGCGCTTCCTGGCGGCGGGAACCACGGGTCGCTCGGCCGGCCGCGGCAGCGCGCCCGAGGAACCGCCCGCGCTCGGCGCCGGCGCGGCCGCGCCCGGAGGCCGTGCGCCCGCGGCGGGTCGCGTCTCGGCGCGCTCGTTCTGGCTGCGGAACGCCTCCGGGTCGAAGGCCTCGTCGCCGCTCTCGGTGATCGCCGCGAGGAACGTGCCGCAGGGAACGAGCGCGTCCGGCTCGACGTACAGGTGGCGAATCACTCCGCTCGCCGGAGCCTCGATCTCGACCTCGGTCTTCTCCGACTCGATCCGCAGGATGATCTGTCCCTTCGCGACGCGGTCGCCCGGACGCACGCGGTACTCCAGCACCGTCCCTTCGCGCATCGTCATTCCGAGCTTCGGCATCGCGACCGCGTGCGGCATTCGCACTCCTCGACCCGTACAATGCCAGAAGCGGGCTCGGAGGATCAGGCATGAATCTCGGTCGCGAAGAACTCGTGCACGTCTATCGCCAGATGCGGACGATCCGCGGCTTCGAGGAGAAGCTCGTCGAGCTGGTCGGCGCGGGGCGCCTGGCCGGGTTCCTCCACCTGTACGCGGGTGAAGAGGCGGTGGCGGTCGGCGTCTGCTCGCATCTGGGCGATCGCGACATCGTCTCGTCCACGCACCGCGGCCACGGTCACTGCATCGCGAAGGGCGTGGACGTCCGCGGCATGATGGCGGAGCTGTTCGGCCGCTCGACCGGCACCTGCAAGGGGAAGGGCGGCTCGATGCACATCGCGGATCTCGACCGCGGCATGCTCGGCGCGAACGGCATCGTCGGCGGCGGGCTCGGGCTCGCGGTGGGCGCGGGACTCACGGCGAAGCTGCGCAAGACCGGCGGCGTCTCGATCGCGTTCTTCGGCGACGGCGCGAGCAACCAGGGCCAGTTCCACGAGGCGATGAATCTTGCGGCGATCTGGAAGCTCCCGGTGATCTTCGTCTGCGAGAACAACGGCTACGGCGAGGCGACCCCGATGGAGTTCGTGACCTCGGTGGTCGACATCGCCGAGCGCGCGCGCGGGTACGCGATGAACGCGGTGATCGCCGACGGCATGGACTTCTTCGACGTGTACGAGAAGGCAGGGCTCGCGATCGCGAGGGCGCGCGCGGGTCACGGCCCGACGCTGCTCGAGTGCAAGACCTACCGCTTCATGGGTCACTACGTCGGTGACAACATGGCGTACCGCTCGAAGCAGGAGATGGAGAGCTGGAAGCAGCGCCGCGACCCGCTCGAGCTCTTCGAGGGCCACGTTCGCGAGGCGGGGCTGGTCGACGCGGAGAGCCTTCGCGCGGTGGACGGCGACGTCGCTCGCCTGCTCGAGGAGTCGGTGGCCTTCGCGGAGGCGAGCCCGTTCCCGACGCTGGACCAGGTCACCACGGACGTCTACGTGAGGGAGCGCTGAGCGATGGGACGCAGCCTGCCGATGCTTCTCGCGATCAACGAGGCGATGCACATCGCCATGGCCAGCGACCCGGACGTGATCCTGCTCGGCGAGGACGTCGCCGGCGGCGGCGGCCGCGCGGACCAGGGCATCGAGGAGGCCTGGGGCGGAATCATGGGCGCGACGAAGGGGCTGCTGAAGCGCTTCGGCCCCGAACGCGTGCTCGACACGCCGATCAGCGAGATGGGCTTTCTCTCCGCCGCGGTCGGCTGCGCGGCGACGGGGATGCGCCCGATCGTCGAGCTGATGTTCATGGATTTCATCGGCGTCTCGCTCGACCCGCTGCTGAACCAGGCGGCGAAGCTTCGCTACATGCTCGGCGGAAAGGCGAGGGTTCCGCTCACGGTGCGCACGCTGGTCGGCGCGGGGCTGCGCGCCGCCGCGCAGCACTCGCAGACGCTGTACGCGATCACGACCGCCATACCGGGACTGAAGACGGTCTGCCCCTCGAACGCCTACGACGCCAAGGGGCTGCTGCTGGCGGCGATTCGCGACGACGATCCGGTGGTGTTCTGCGAGCCGAAGTCGCTGCTGTTCTCGGCCTGCGAGGTGCCCGAGGGCGACTACGTGGTGCCGCTCGGCAAGGCGAACGTCGTGCGCGACGGAACGGACGTGACGCTCGTCGGTGTCGGACGAACCGTACAGACCGCGCTCGACGCCGCCGGAATCCTCGCCGCGAACGGCACCAGCGCCCTGGTGCTCGACCTGCGCTCGCTTGCGCCTCTGGACGAGGACGGGATTCTCGAGGCGCTGGCGCGAACCGGGCGGCTGGTCGTGATCGACGAGGCGCCGCCGCGCTGCGGGATCGCCTCCGACATTGCTGCGCTCTGCGTCGACCGCGGCTTCGACTACCTGCGCGCGCCGGTGAAGCGGGTCAGCGCGCCGCACGCGCCGGTGCCGTTCAGCCCCGTGCTCGAGGACGCGTTCCTGCCCGGCCCCGAGCGCGTGGTCGCGGCCGTGCAGGAGATGGGCTGAGCCGCGGCCGGCTAGCGCGCGGCGGCGGTCCGCGCCTCCGCGGCCGGCAGCGCCGACGGATCCAGCCGCAGCACGCGCGGCATCTGCCCCTCGATCTGCCACGCCGGCATGTTCGAGTTCGAGGTCCAGACGCGGCCCTCGCGGTCGAAGTCGAGCTCGCGGGTGTAGGTGACCCGCGTCGGCAGCGGATAGACCGTGAAGCTCTCGGTGCGCGGATCGAAGCGCAGCAGCGTGTCGCTGTTCGTGCCGCAGATCCAGACCAGATCGCGCTCCCGGTCGACGTTCAGCGCGTACGGAGTCTCGCTTCCGCGCGGCTCGATCGGGATCTCCCAGGTCTCGAACTTCCGCGTCTGCGGGTCGAAGCGCGCCAGCAGCCCCGACGAGAAGCCGGGAATCCAGAGCTTGCCGTGCCCGTCGAAGCGCAGCCTGCGCGGCGCGGTGAAGGGCGTGTCGACGATCTCGACCTCGAGCGTTTCCGGGTCGATTCGCCCGATCCGGTGGGCGTTCAGCTGGCTGAACCAGATGCCGCCGTCGGGAGCGACGTCCACGCCGTACGGAACCGGCGCGCTCATGCCCTCGCCGCCGCTCGTGTCCGAGAGATCGAAGTTGCGGCCGAGCCAGAGGAAGAACGGCAGCGCGCGCGAGGAGAACTCCTGTCCCCAGGTCGGCGCGGGCAGCCGGATCCAGCGGTGCGAGCCGTCGCGCGGGTCGTATACACCGATGTGGTTCGACGCGGCGACGCTGTACCAGACGCGCCCCTTCGCGTCGAAGCGCAGCGTGTGCGGGTAGTAGCCCTCGTCGAGAGGGTGGATCGACCAGCCGCGCGTCGCCGGGTCGAAGCGCGCGAGCTGGTTGCCGAGCGCGAGCGTGATCCAGATCGCGCCGTCGGGAGCGACCTGCAGGGAATGCGGGCCGACGTGCGCGTTGGTGTTGGGCGGCGCCGGCGAGCCGGAGCCGCCGAACACCCCGCCGAGCGGAAGGTCGCCCTGCGGCACGTCGAAGCTCTCGCGCTTGCCGCCAGGCACGGACGGGTCGAGCCGGAAGAGCTTGTCCTGGGTCATGTCGACCGAGTAGATGCTTCCGTCGGGGTGGACCGCGAGATCGTGCTGCATCGAGGCGGGTCCGCCGAGCACCCACTCCTCGACCGCGGCCGAGCCGACCTCGCTCGCGGGCGGCGGCGCGAACTCGGGCGAGTCCATGTTCGCGGTCAGCGCCGCGACCGCCGTCTTCGGGTCGTACGCGGCCGTGAAGAGCTGCGGCACCTGCGCGCGCAGCTCGGGCGAGAGGCCCGCTCCCATTCGCGCCATCAGCGAGAGCACCTTCTCCCACTGCTCGTCGGGTCGCAGCATCCGCGTGGCCCAGTTTCCCTGCTGGTGGCAGTACGTGCACTGGCGCACCAGCTCCTCGCGCTGGCCGGGGTCGTCGAGCTTCGCGAGCAGGAGCGCGTACCAGCGGTTCGCGGGAAGCTGGCCCGCGACCGACGCCGGGTCGCGCTCGCGCTCGAGCACGAGATCGAGCGCCGCTCCGGACGTGCGCGGCTCGAGGCCCGTCCGCTCCAGATCCTTCCAGCCGATCCGTCGCACGCGCAGCGACCAGGGCCCCGCTCCGGAGGTCGCCGGCGTGCGGTAGCGGCCGTCGGCGCCGCTGTAGACGGTGAGCGTGTGCGGGGGATCGCCGTGCGTGAACGAGACCAGCGCGCCTGCGACCGGCGCGCCGTGCGCGTCCGCGACGCGGCCGCCGAAGACGCCCTGTCCCGACGCCGTTGCCGCAGCGGTGCAGGCTAGAATCGCGAGCGCGAGGGTGAGTCTCATGGTCTCGAAGCTTACACGTCGGCTTCTCGCGCTGCTCGGAGCGATCTCGCTCTCGGCCTGCGCCGGCAGTGGCGGTCCATCGCAGGCCGAGCGCGAGGCGCGCGCCGCGGAAGCCAACGCGCTGGCCGCGCAGCTCGCCGCGGTCGCTGTGCCTCCGCCGAAACCGGGCGAGGTCCGCGTGCGGCTCGTCTTCGGCGAAGCGGCCGATCTCGATCTGTACGTCACCGACCCGCGACAGGAGACGGTCTACTTCGCGAACTCGCCGTCGCGAAGCGGCGGCCGGCTGGAGCGCGACGTGCGCTGCGGCGAGCCGCCTCCGCGCATCGAGACGATCGAGTTCGCCGCGGCCGCGCCCGGGCGCTACCGGGTCGGCGTCGACTTTCCGCCCGAGGTCTGCTCCGAGGTGAAAGGCGCGGTCGGCTTCGTGGTCGTGTTCGAGAGCCACGCCGAGCGACAGGAGACGCGGCTCGCGATCCGGCCCGGCGAGTTCCTGCCGATCGTGCTCGAAGTCGACCTGCGCTAGCCGGACGGCATCGGCGTATCATCGCCGCAGTTCCCCAGCCGGAGCGACGCGATGCCCTTCGTCCAGCGCCCGCACACGAGCCTCTACTACGAATCCCACGGAGAGGGCGAGCCGATCGTCTTCGCGCACGGAGCCGGCGGCAACACGCTGATCTGGTGGCAGCAGATCCCGCACTTCGCGAGGTCGCGCCGCGTGCTCAGCTTCGATCACCGCGGCTTCGGCCGCTCGCTCTGCGAGCCCGGCCATTTCCACGCTCGGGAGTTCGCAGCGGATCTCTTCGCGATCCTCGATCACGCCGGCGTCGAGCGCGCCGCGCTGGTCTGCCAATCGATGGGCGGCTGGACGGGTCTGCGCGCCGCGCTGTCGCGCCCGGAGCGGGTTTCGTGCCTGGTGCTCTCGGGGACGCCCGCCGGCGTGTTCACGCCCGCGGTGCTCGAGGCGTTCGCGCGCATCGGCAGGCTCGCCGCGAGCGAGGGCGTGCGCGCGGCGCCCGCGCTCGCGCCCGATTTTCCCGCGCGCGAGCCCGAGCTCACGCACCTGTACGACCAGATCGCCTCGCTCAACCCCGTTCTTCCGCCCGGGGCGCTCGCGACGCTCGCGGAGGCGCGCGTCGAGCCAGCGGAGCTCGCGCGCTTCTCGGTGCCGACGCTCTTGATCTCGGGCGAGCACGACCAGCTCTTCCCGCCGACGGCGCTGAAGGACGCCGCCGCCCGGATTCCCGGCTGTCGCGTGGTCGACTTCGCGGGATCGGGGCACTCGCCGTACTTCGAGCACGCCTCGCGCTTCAACCGCATCGTCGACGAGTTCGTCGCGCAACACCGGACCGCGTAGCCAGGGAGACGCCATGCAGCAGCTGACCGGCCTCGACGCGAGCTTCCTCTACATGGAGACCGGCGGCCAGCTCGGTCACATCGGATCGGTCACGCTCTACGATCCGTCGAGCGCGCCGGGCGGCTCGCTCTACGACGTGATCCGCCGCTCGATCGCGCAGCGCATGCACCTGCTCGCGCCGTTCCGCCGCCGGCTCGTGCAGGTTCCGCTCGGGCTCGACCACCCCTACTGGATCGAAGACCCGAACTTCGACCTCGACTTCCACCTGCGCCACATTGCGGTGCCGCCCCCGGGCTCGAACCTGCAGCTCTCGGAGCTCGTCTCGCGCATCCACGGCCGGCCGATGGACCGCGAGCGCCCGCTCTGGGAGGTCTACGTGATCGAGGGGCTCCAGAACGGGCTCGTCGCGCTGTACATCAAGATCCACCACTGCACGATCGACGGCGTCTCGGGCGCCGAGCTGACCTCGACGCTCCTCGACGCGTCGCCGACCGGAAGTGCCGTAGCGCCGCCGGAGCAGGCATGGACGCCGGACGAGATCCCCGGAGAGCTCGACATGCTGCGGCGCGGGGTCGGCGCCGCGGTTCTGCGTCCCGGGCGCGCGCTGCGCTTCGCGGCGCGCGCCGCGCGAAGCCTCGCGCAGAGCCCGGAGATCGGGCCGCTGGCGCGCGACGCGATCGGCCTCGACCGCCTGCCGCTGGTCGGCGGGCTGTTCCGGCGCGGCGGCGATCAGGTCGACGCCCCGCTGATACCGCAGACGCGCGCGCCGAAGACGCCGTTCAACCGCTCGATCACGCCGCACCGCCGCTGGTCGTTCTGCTCGATCCCGCTCGCCGACGCCAAGCGGGTGAAGAGCGTCTTCGGCACGACACTGAACGATGTCGTCATGGCGGCGAGCTCGGGCGCGCTGCGCCGCTACCTGGAGCGGCGGGACGCGCT
This region of Deltaproteobacteria bacterium genomic DNA includes:
- a CDS encoding alpha/beta hydrolase; translation: MPFVQRPHTSLYYESHGEGEPIVFAHGAGGNTLIWWQQIPHFARSRRVLSFDHRGFGRSLCEPGHFHAREFAADLFAILDHAGVERAALVCQSMGGWTGLRAALSRPERVSCLVLSGTPAGVFTPAVLEAFARIGRLAASEGVRAAPALAPDFPAREPELTHLYDQIASLNPVLPPGALATLAEARVEPAELARFSVPTLLISGEHDQLFPPTALKDAAARIPGCRVVDFAGSGHSPYFEHASRFNRIVDEFVAQHRTA
- a CDS encoding thiamine pyrophosphate-dependent dehydrogenase E1 component subunit alpha: MNLGREELVHVYRQMRTIRGFEEKLVELVGAGRLAGFLHLYAGEEAVAVGVCSHLGDRDIVSSTHRGHGHCIAKGVDVRGMMAELFGRSTGTCKGKGGSMHIADLDRGMLGANGIVGGGLGLAVGAGLTAKLRKTGGVSIAFFGDGASNQGQFHEAMNLAAIWKLPVIFVCENNGYGEATPMEFVTSVVDIAERARGYAMNAVIADGMDFFDVYEKAGLAIARARAGHGPTLLECKTYRFMGHYVGDNMAYRSKQEMESWKQRRDPLELFEGHVREAGLVDAESLRAVDGDVARLLEESVAFAEASPFPTLDQVTTDVYVRER
- a CDS encoding wax ester/triacylglycerol synthase family O-acyltransferase, giving the protein MQQLTGLDASFLYMETGGQLGHIGSVTLYDPSSAPGGSLYDVIRRSIAQRMHLLAPFRRRLVQVPLGLDHPYWIEDPNFDLDFHLRHIAVPPPGSNLQLSELVSRIHGRPMDRERPLWEVYVIEGLQNGLVALYIKIHHCTIDGVSGAELTSTLLDASPTGSAVAPPEQAWTPDEIPGELDMLRRGVGAAVLRPGRALRFAARAARSLAQSPEIGPLARDAIGLDRLPLVGGLFRRGGDQVDAPLIPQTRAPKTPFNRSITPHRRWSFCSIPLADAKRVKSVFGTTLNDVVMAASSGALRRYLERRDALPEDPLIAMVPVSVRSSGEKSSYGNRVSSVLADLATNEKDPARRLLRIHESMKSAKRMQQAIPANLLQDFSQFAT
- a CDS encoding alpha-ketoacid dehydrogenase subunit beta, which codes for MGRSLPMLLAINEAMHIAMASDPDVILLGEDVAGGGGRADQGIEEAWGGIMGATKGLLKRFGPERVLDTPISEMGFLSAAVGCAATGMRPIVELMFMDFIGVSLDPLLNQAAKLRYMLGGKARVPLTVRTLVGAGLRAAAQHSQTLYAITTAIPGLKTVCPSNAYDAKGLLLAAIRDDDPVVFCEPKSLLFSACEVPEGDYVVPLGKANVVRDGTDVTLVGVGRTVQTALDAAGILAANGTSALVLDLRSLAPLDEDGILEALARTGRLVVIDEAPPRCGIASDIAALCVDRGFDYLRAPVKRVSAPHAPVPFSPVLEDAFLPGPERVVAAVQEMG
- a CDS encoding alpha/beta fold hydrolase, which produces MPHAVAMPKLGMTMREGTVLEYRVRPGDRVAKGQIILRIESEKTEVEIEAPASGVIRHLYVEPDALVPCGTFLAAITESGDEAFDPEAFRSQNERAETRPAAGARPPGAAAPAPSAGGSSGALPRPAERPVVPAARKRARDLCIDLDRVSGSGPNGRVTVEDVEAFAAQIGERVLVAPGIRLEVPSQGAGETVLLLPGFGSDVSAFGPQIPWLAQTHRVRGVNPRGVGFSSAAEAERDDVASAAADAAALLEAPAHLIGASLGAAVALELALSRPERVRSLVLITPFATATPRLLAVVDAWARVAAEASPEALAAMLLPWLYGGDFLSDTAACRRAAKSLAEAAARVPAATLRRQAAGLRAWSGTREGDLGRLRARTLVIAGADDLLTPGAADLARRIPGAALELVPGAGHAVGIEAAERVSRAILAHLRAG